A window of Microcoleus sp. bin38.metabat.b11b12b14.051 genomic DNA:
AACTGGTACGATCGCCCTTTATTCAAATCCTTAAAAAAATCCCCCAACTTCGACCAACTTGTAGAAAGCCGCTTAGCCAACAATCCCTTAGAATTAGCGAAATCTCTCCGCCACATGGGAACCGGGAAGCAGCCCTCTCTCTGGGAAAAACTCGCACAAAATCAAATCCCTCTCCTCTTGTTAGCGGGAGAAGATGATCATAAATTTCAAGGTATCAATGCAGAAATTGCCAGTTTATGTCCGACCGCTACTTTCAAGATTATACCAAACGCTGGTCACAATATCCATTTTGAAAATGTTGATAACTTTGTCGCCGTTGTGCGACAATTTTATGATTAACCCGCAGTCAGAAACCGGGTTTTTTACGAAAATCATTCGTTGTCATCGACAAATTAGGTAAAAACCCGGTTTCTTTGGCTTTAGTGATGATTAACCCGCAGTCAGAAACCGGGTTTTTTACGAAAATCATTCGTTGTTACCGACAAATCAGGTAAAAACCCGGTTTCTTTCACCTGACGGATGATTAACGGCCAGTCAGAAACCGGGTTTTTTACGAAAGTTATTCGTTGTTACGGACAAATTAGGTAAAAACCCGGTTTCTTTGGCCTGAGTGACAATCGACTAAAAAGTAAATGCTATATAAATTCGAGTTTCGCACCTATCAGCGAAAATTCAAGCGTCCATTACAAACAAGTCACGGGATTTGGGATATTAGAGAAGGAATTATCCTGCGATTGATTGACGAAAATGGTAAAATTGGTTGGGGAGAAATAGCGCCACTGAGTTGGTTTGGTTCCGAAACTTTTGAGCAAGCTTTAGATTTTTGTCAACAGTTACCTGCTAATATTTCATCAGAGATGATTTTTGCTATTTCCGCTGCATTACCTGCTTGTCAATTTGGCTTTGAGTCAGCTTGGGAAAATCTCACCGAAGCTATCGGAAATGCACTCCGTCAAGACAAAATCTCGAAAAATCAATGCAGCGGCTTATTACCTGCTGGTGAAACAGTTTTGCAGGCTTTACCAATGCTGTGGTTGGAGGGATATCGGACTTTTAAATGGAAAATTGGCGTTACCGCAATTGAGGAAGAATTAAGAATTTTTCAGCAGCTAATTGCAGTAATGGACGATTTGGGCGATCGCCAGAAACCACTTTTGCGCTTAGATGCTAATGGGGGACTCACCTACTCTGAGGCTGAAAAATGGCTGGAAGCTTGCGATAACGTCACAGCAACACCAGATTTGGCCGCCGAGATTGAATTTTTGGAACAGCCGCTGGCGATCGCACAGTTTCCAGAAATGGTAAGA
This region includes:
- a CDS encoding o-succinylbenzoate synthase, with amino-acid sequence MLYKFEFRTYQRKFKRPLQTSHGIWDIREGIILRLIDENGKIGWGEIAPLSWFGSETFEQALDFCQQLPANISSEMIFAISAALPACQFGFESAWENLTEAIGNALRQDKISKNQCSGLLPAGETVLQALPMLWLEGYRTFKWKIGVTAIEEELRIFQQLIAVMDDLGDRQKPLLRLDANGGLTYSEAEKWLEACDNVTATPDLAAEIEFLEQPLAIAQFPEMVRLNATYATPIALDESAANLDRIQECYSQGWRGIFVIKPAISGSPSQLSKFCQTHNIDAVFSSVFETKIGRQAALNLATKLSLNKRALGFGTDSWFDDNQDTW